A single window of Zea mays cultivar B73 chromosome 10, Zm-B73-REFERENCE-NAM-5.0, whole genome shotgun sequence DNA harbors:
- the LOC100279597 gene encoding trimethyltridecatetraene synthase-like, whose translation MEVPAPPAWASPLATTTTILLVTAALVLVTTTVLRRRAHRHRKRQRQAPPGPRPWPVIGNLNLLGALPHRSIHELSARYGPLMSLRFGSFPVVVGSSVEVAEVVLRTQDLAYLDRPRMACGKYTVYNYSGMLWSHYGPYWRQLRKLWVTELLSARQLRLTERVRAEEVRAMLRDLHPHPATSTTSTAAVVLKERLLMVTLNVISRMVLGKKYVGEDDAGGPGAAATPEEFRWMIEEIFFLNGALHVGDMVPWLGWLDAHGYVGRMKRLAGKFDRFIEHVLREHGERRRREGAAFVPGDMVDLLLQLADDGDGGPGGLLEVPLDRDGVKASVLELVTGGTDTSSVTVEWAMSEVLREPRVLCKVTEELDRVVGRDRLVGEGDIPGLPYLDAVVKESMRLHPVVPLLIPRVAREHTTVAGYDVPAGTRVLVNVWAIGRDPNVWGPDAGEFRPERFLDGSKRSKVDVRGQDLELLPFGAGRRMCPAHGLGLRMVQLVLANLLHGYVWRLPGGMAPEELSMEEKFGISVSRMHQLKAIPDPRLPHHVYFGP comes from the coding sequence ATGGAGGTACCAGCACCACCAGCATGGGCGTCCCCCctcgcgacgacgacgacgatcctGCTGGTCACGGCCGCCCTCGTCCTCGTGACGACGACCGTCCTCCGCCGGCGTGCCCACCGCCACCGGAAACGACAACGACAAGCGCCGCCGGGCCCTCGGCCCTGGCCGGTGATCGGCAACCTGAACCTGCTAGGCGCGCTGCCGCACCGCTCCATCCACGAGCTCTCGGCGCGGTACGGCCCGCTCATGTCGCTCCGCTTCGGCTCCTTCCCCGTCGTCGTGGGCTCCTCCGTCGAGGTGGCCGAGGTCGTCCTCAGGACCCAGGACCTGGCGTACCTCGACCGGCCCCGCATGGCCTGCGGCAAGTACACCGTGTACAACTACTCCGGCATGCTGTGGTCGCACTACGGGCCCTACTGGCGTCAGCTCCGCAAGTTGTGGGTCACGGAGCTGCTCAGCGCGCGCCAGCTCCGCCTCACGGAGCGCGTCCGCGCCGAGGAGGTCCGCGCCATGCTGCGCGACCTGCACCCGCACCCGGCCACCAGCACCACCAGCACGGCCGCGGTGGTGCTCAAGGAGCGCCTGCTCATGGTGACGCTCAACGTGATCTCGCGCATGGTGCTGGGCAAGAAGTACGTGGGCGAGGACGACGCCGGCGGGCCGGGCGCCGCGGCCACGCCCGAGGAGTTCAGGTGGATGATCGAGGAGATCTTCTTCCTCAACGGCGCGCTGCACGTGGGCGACATGGTGCCGTGGCTCGGCTGGCTCGACGCGCACGGGTACGTGGGCAGGATGAAGCGGCTGGCGGGGAAGTTCGACCGGTTCATCGAGCACGTGCTGCGCGAGCAcggcgagcggcggcggcgggaggGCGCCGCGTTCGTGCCCGGGGACATGGTCGACCTGCTGCTGCAGCTCGccgacgacggcgacggcggcCCGGGGGGCCTCCTCGAGGTGCCGCTCGACCGCGACGGCGTCAAGGCGTCCGTGCTGGAGCTCGTCACCGGTGGCACGGACACGTCGTCGGTGACGGTGGAGTGGGCCATGTCGGAGGTGCTGCGGGAGCCCCGCGTCCTGTGTAAGGTCACCGAGGAGCTGGACCGCGTGGTGGGCCGCGACCGCCTGGTCGGCGAGGGCGACATCCCCGGCCTGCCGTACCTGGACGCCGTCGTCAAGGAGTCCATGCGGCTGCACCCCGTGGTGCCGCTCCTGATCCCGCGGGTGGCCCGCGAGCACACGACGGTGGCCGGGTACGACGTCCCCGCGGGCACGCGCGTGCTCGTCAACGTCTGGGCCATCGGCCGTGATCCCAACGTGTGGGGGCCCGACGCCGGGGAGTTCCGGCCGGAGCGGTTCCTGGACGGGAGCAAGCGTAGCAAGGTGGACGTCAGGGGCCAGGACCTGGAGCTGCTGCCGTTCGGCGCCGGCCGCCGGATGTGCCCCGCCCACGGCCTTGGGCTCAGGATGGTCCAGCTCGTGCTAGCCAACCTGCTGCACGGCTACGTGTGGAGGCTCCCCGGCGGCATGGCGCCGGAGGAGCTGAGCATGGAGGAGAAGTTTGGGATATCCGTGTCTCGCATGCACCAGCTCAAGGCTATCCCTGACCCAAGGCTTCCGCATCACGTCTACTTCGGGCCGTGA